In a genomic window of Fimbriiglobus ruber:
- a CDS encoding right-handed parallel beta-helix repeat-containing protein translates to MSDTDRSPVDRRRFLGTASASVAAISGQAAARAAETRPAETDHRPPVTDPRATSGDTRYAPKWDELFTLSVGTDSGDLRGRDEKVIQAAVDTVARMGGGTVRLLPGTFRLRNAVTLCPNLRLVGSGPDTVLVKEASAASPLAADSDWYDQEITLADGRGFKVGDGICLRAKNPHNSGATVIKRTLVARSGNRFKLDKGLRENLWQAGQPTAATLFPLLTGEFLSNVTIENLALDGNKANNLELDGNYAGCIFLQDCASIAIRGVTARDYHGDGISWQICHDVTVENCESRGHTGLGLHPGSGSQRPVIRGNKIAGCNIGLFFCWGVKYGLAEKNVIEDIRTAGISVGHRDTDNQILENVVRRSGQVGILFRPERGAGFTGDRNTIEANVVEDSGGDAAAAVDIQGTTANLVFRKNELRETRGPAKRVGFRLGKDTRDVALDGNTIEGFAVRVEDKRK, encoded by the coding sequence GTGTCCGACACCGATCGTTCGCCCGTGGATCGCCGCCGGTTCCTGGGCACCGCGTCTGCCTCGGTCGCCGCCATCTCGGGACAAGCCGCCGCCCGCGCCGCCGAGACGCGGCCGGCCGAGACCGACCACCGCCCGCCCGTCACCGACCCGCGAGCCACGTCCGGCGACACCCGGTACGCGCCGAAGTGGGACGAACTGTTTACCCTCTCGGTCGGGACCGATTCGGGCGACCTCCGCGGGCGGGACGAGAAGGTGATCCAGGCGGCGGTCGACACGGTCGCCCGCATGGGCGGCGGGACTGTCCGCCTCCTGCCCGGCACGTTCCGGTTGCGGAACGCCGTGACGCTCTGCCCGAACCTGCGGCTCGTCGGCAGCGGGCCGGACACGGTGCTGGTCAAGGAGGCGTCGGCCGCGTCGCCGCTGGCGGCCGACTCGGACTGGTACGACCAGGAAATCACCCTGGCGGACGGCCGCGGCTTCAAGGTCGGCGACGGCATCTGCCTGCGAGCCAAGAACCCGCACAACAGCGGCGCGACGGTCATCAAGCGGACGCTCGTCGCCCGCTCCGGCAACCGCTTCAAGCTCGACAAGGGTCTGCGGGAAAACCTGTGGCAGGCGGGCCAGCCGACGGCCGCGACTCTGTTCCCACTCTTGACCGGCGAGTTCCTGTCGAACGTGACGATCGAGAACCTTGCCCTCGACGGCAACAAGGCGAACAACCTGGAACTGGACGGCAACTACGCCGGCTGCATCTTTCTTCAGGACTGCGCCTCGATCGCGATCCGCGGCGTGACCGCCCGCGACTACCACGGCGACGGGATCAGCTGGCAAATCTGCCATGACGTGACGGTGGAGAACTGCGAATCCCGCGGCCACACCGGCCTCGGGCTACACCCCGGGTCCGGCTCGCAGCGGCCGGTGATCCGCGGGAACAAAATCGCCGGCTGCAACATCGGCCTGTTCTTCTGCTGGGGGGTGAAGTACGGGCTGGCCGAGAAGAACGTGATCGAGGACATCCGCACGGCCGGCATCTCGGTCGGCCACCGGGACACGGACAACCAGATCCTGGAGAACGTGGTCCGCCGGAGCGGGCAGGTCGGCATCCTGTTCCGCCCGGAGCGCGGGGCGGGATTCACCGGCGACCGGAACACCATCGAGGCGAACGTGGTCGAGGACTCCGGCGGCGACGCGGCCGCCGCGGTCGACATCCAGGGGACGACCGCGAACCTGGTGTTCCGCAAGAACGAACTCCGCGAGACCCGCGGCCCGGCCAAGCGGGTCGGCTTCCGGCTCGGGAAAGACACCCGCGACGTGGCCCTCGACGGCAACACGATCGAAGGCTTCGCGGTGCGCGTGGAGGACAAGCGGAAGTAA